One part of the Clostridium thermosuccinogenes genome encodes these proteins:
- the uvsE gene encoding UV DNA damage repair endonuclease UvsE, producing the protein MIIRLGYVAMTLNLHDCSPSSTVTVTAFKKLDEEAGKFRLKKLTLKNLENTRRILLYNQAMNIKLYRFTSKLVPLATHPLIEGWDYAEDFREEFRKIGDLVKVNDFRVSAHPDHFTIINSPSEDVFNDAVKDLDYHVKIYEAMGLEDYKYKLVLHVGGLYKDKKSSLERFKKNFESLPDRIRRRIIIENDDKSYSAYDVLELCRELKTPMVLDVHHHKCVNNGEKLEDMLEEIFGTWDNEAFPPKIHFSSPKSEKDFRSHADNIDLNEFTEFLEIAKKTGRDFDVMLEAKNKDSALLKLSEELEGCPGIRRINNGEFEII; encoded by the coding sequence ATGATTATCAGACTTGGCTATGTAGCAATGACTCTAAACCTGCATGACTGCTCACCGTCCAGCACGGTGACGGTAACAGCATTTAAAAAGCTGGATGAGGAAGCCGGAAAATTCAGGTTAAAAAAGCTTACGCTGAAAAACCTGGAGAATACCAGGCGAATATTGCTTTACAACCAGGCTATGAATATAAAATTATACAGGTTCACATCCAAGCTGGTCCCCCTTGCAACGCACCCGCTGATTGAGGGCTGGGACTATGCGGAGGATTTTCGTGAAGAGTTCAGGAAAATAGGTGATTTGGTCAAGGTAAATGATTTCAGGGTAAGCGCTCACCCGGACCACTTTACCATCATCAATTCGCCTTCGGAGGATGTTTTTAATGATGCGGTAAAGGATCTGGACTATCATGTAAAGATCTATGAAGCTATGGGGCTTGAGGATTATAAATATAAACTGGTTCTCCATGTGGGAGGGCTGTATAAAGATAAAAAATCATCCCTGGAAAGGTTTAAAAAGAATTTTGAAAGCCTTCCGGACAGGATTCGCAGGAGGATAATCATCGAAAATGACGACAAGTCCTATTCGGCATACGACGTCCTTGAGCTTTGCAGGGAGTTGAAGACTCCCATGGTGCTTGATGTTCATCATCATAAATGTGTAAACAACGGAGAGAAGCTGGAGGATATGCTGGAGGAAATTTTCGGCACCTGGGACAATGAAGCTTTTCCACCCAAGATACATTTTTCAAGCCCTAAGAGCGAAAAAGACTTCAGAAGCCATGCCGACAACATCGATTTAAATGAGTTTACGGAATTTCTGGAGATTGCAAAAAAGACAGGCCGGGATTTTGATGTTATGCTGGAGGCAAAAAACAAGGATTCGGCGCTTTTAAAGCTTTCAGAGGAACTGGAGGGCTGTCCTGGTATAAGAAGAATAAATAATGGTGAATTTGAGATAATATAA
- a CDS encoding Crp/Fnr family transcriptional regulator, which translates to MKNTDYIKKFTFFSDLQEDDLAKIAAIAIERNYKKNMVVFMEGEPGEAFYYIKSGKVKVFTTYEDGHEHILYIFGEGDVFGEATLFNNIPYPASAVVYEDAVIGIIKNRDLERLVKENSELSLKIIKILVSKLVFAQQKIRELTFNDVFSRTASQLIKLSKDYGNKKDIGLEIGIQLSRQELADMIGSTRETVSRVISRFKKEKAITEKNDRIVIINEEKLRSWI; encoded by the coding sequence ATGAAAAACACGGATTACATAAAAAAATTCACATTTTTTTCAGACCTTCAGGAAGACGACCTGGCCAAAATTGCAGCCATAGCTATAGAGAGAAATTATAAAAAGAACATGGTGGTTTTTATGGAAGGTGAGCCGGGCGAAGCCTTTTATTATATAAAATCCGGCAAAGTAAAGGTTTTCACTACCTATGAAGACGGTCATGAGCACATACTTTATATCTTCGGAGAGGGCGACGTTTTCGGAGAGGCGACTCTTTTCAACAACATACCCTATCCGGCTTCAGCTGTCGTGTATGAGGATGCGGTGATTGGGATTATAAAAAACAGGGATCTTGAACGGCTTGTAAAGGAAAATTCCGAGCTTTCCCTAAAGATCATTAAAATTCTTGTGAGCAAGCTGGTGTTTGCCCAACAGAAAATAAGGGAACTGACCTTCAATGATGTATTCTCCAGGACAGCTTCCCAGCTGATAAAATTGTCAAAGGATTACGGAAATAAAAAGGATATAGGGCTCGAGATCGGCATACAGCTGTCCCGGCAGGAACTGGCAGATATGATCGGTTCCACAAGGGAAACCGTATCAAGAGTGATAAGCCGGTTTAAGAAGGAAAAGGCCATTACCGAAAAGAATGACCGGATAGTGATCATAAATGAAGAAAAGCTGAGGTCATGGATATAA